Proteins from one Juglans microcarpa x Juglans regia isolate MS1-56 chromosome 1S, Jm3101_v1.0, whole genome shotgun sequence genomic window:
- the LOC121246826 gene encoding uncharacterized protein LOC121246826 isoform X2 yields MGCATCSNLRTSSLILPWRPSSQILLSSLPSKLRLPKLGHMNLVRHNLVARNAFGFDENDSFNGFPITPNKLFMQEAIGAEYGEGFETFRPDGPLKVDVDFLNDRLQEGFLQRIRYAMKPDEAYGLIFSWDNVVADTRALKLNAWKRLAHEEGKKMPENGDVQRLMVYAGADHVLHKFLLWDESESERERLKHRFSQLYYGNLLELKEPMEGLREWLDAVSTASIPCAVVSSLDRRYMVEALEQMGLKKYFQLDRKPSKCVVFEDDPRGVTAAHNCTMMAVALIGAYPAYNLVQADLAVAGFNELSVINLRRLFANKGSTFMDLQKQIVEKSPPKRKLTIDTIL; encoded by the exons ATGGGCTGTGCCACTTGCAGCAATCTTCGAACCTCTTCTCTTATACTTCCATGGAGACCCTCTTCGCAGATTTTACTCTCTTCGTTACCTTCGAAGCTCAGATTACCG AAACTAGGGCACATGAACCTGGTTAGGCATAATCTGGTGGCCAGGAACGCTTTTGGGTTCGATGAAAATGATTCCTTTAATGGGTTTCCCATCACACCCAACAAGCTTTTCATGCAAGAG GCAATTGGGGCTGAATATGGAGAAGGTTTTGAGACTTTTAGACCAGATGGGCCTCTAAAGGTTGATGTG GATTTTTTGAACGACAGATTGCAAGAAGGTTTTCTTCAACGAATACGCTATGCAATGAAGCCGGATGAAGCATATGGCCTTATCTTCTCCTGGGACAATGTGGTG GCAGATACTCGAGCTTTAAAGTTGAATGCATGGAAGCGGCTTGCCCATGAAGAGG gaaaaaaaatgccTGAAAATGGTGATGTGCAAAGACTGATGGTATATGCAGGTGCTGATCATGTACTCCATAAG TTTTTACTCTGGGATGAATCAGAAAGTGAACGGGAAAGATTGAAGCATAGGTTTTCGCAGTTATATTATGGGAATCTCCTCGAA CTTAAAGAACCCATGGAGGGGCTCAGAGAATGGTTGGATGCAGTGTCTACAGCTAGCATCCCCTGTGCTGTTGTTTCAAGTCTTGATCGGAGATACATGGTAGAGGCCCTAGAGCAAATGGGGCTCAAGAAGTACTTCCAG TTGGACCGGAAACCATCCAAGTGCGTGGTGTTTGAGGATGACCCGAGGGGTGTAACTGCTGCTCACAACTGTACAATGATGGCTGTGGCACTAATTGGTGCTTACCCAGC GTACAATCTGGTGCAGGCAGATCTCGCAGTGGCTGGCTTTAATGAGCTTTCAGTAATCAACCTGCGAAGATTATTTGCCAATAAGGGTTCTACATTCATGGACCTGCAGAAGCAGATTGTAGAGAAATCTCCTCCAAAAAGGAAGCTTACCATAGATACTATTCTTTGA
- the LOC121246826 gene encoding phosphoglycolate phosphatase-like isoform X1, which yields MGCATCSNLRTSSLILPWRPSSQILLSSLPSKLRLPKLGHMNLVRHNLVARNAFGFDENDSFNGFPITPNKLFMQEAIGAEYGEGFETFRPDGPLKVDVDFLNDRLQEGFLQRIRYAMKPDEAYGLIFSWDNVVADTRALKLNAWKRLAHEEGKKMPENGDVQRLMVYAGADHVLHKFLLWDESESERERLKHRFSQLYYGNLLELKEPMEGLREWLDAVSTASIPCAVVSSLDRRYMVEALEQMGLKKYFQAIVTEEDGMESIAHRFLSAAVKLDRKPSKCVVFEDDPRGVTAAHNCTMMAVALIGAYPAYNLVQADLAVAGFNELSVINLRRLFANKGSTFMDLQKQIVEKSPPKRKLTIDTIL from the exons ATGGGCTGTGCCACTTGCAGCAATCTTCGAACCTCTTCTCTTATACTTCCATGGAGACCCTCTTCGCAGATTTTACTCTCTTCGTTACCTTCGAAGCTCAGATTACCG AAACTAGGGCACATGAACCTGGTTAGGCATAATCTGGTGGCCAGGAACGCTTTTGGGTTCGATGAAAATGATTCCTTTAATGGGTTTCCCATCACACCCAACAAGCTTTTCATGCAAGAG GCAATTGGGGCTGAATATGGAGAAGGTTTTGAGACTTTTAGACCAGATGGGCCTCTAAAGGTTGATGTG GATTTTTTGAACGACAGATTGCAAGAAGGTTTTCTTCAACGAATACGCTATGCAATGAAGCCGGATGAAGCATATGGCCTTATCTTCTCCTGGGACAATGTGGTG GCAGATACTCGAGCTTTAAAGTTGAATGCATGGAAGCGGCTTGCCCATGAAGAGG gaaaaaaaatgccTGAAAATGGTGATGTGCAAAGACTGATGGTATATGCAGGTGCTGATCATGTACTCCATAAG TTTTTACTCTGGGATGAATCAGAAAGTGAACGGGAAAGATTGAAGCATAGGTTTTCGCAGTTATATTATGGGAATCTCCTCGAA CTTAAAGAACCCATGGAGGGGCTCAGAGAATGGTTGGATGCAGTGTCTACAGCTAGCATCCCCTGTGCTGTTGTTTCAAGTCTTGATCGGAGATACATGGTAGAGGCCCTAGAGCAAATGGGGCTCAAGAAGTACTTCCAG GCAATTGTGACCGAAGAAGACGGTATGGAATCAATAGCTCATAGGTTTCTTTCTGCAGCTGTGAAG TTGGACCGGAAACCATCCAAGTGCGTGGTGTTTGAGGATGACCCGAGGGGTGTAACTGCTGCTCACAACTGTACAATGATGGCTGTGGCACTAATTGGTGCTTACCCAGC GTACAATCTGGTGCAGGCAGATCTCGCAGTGGCTGGCTTTAATGAGCTTTCAGTAATCAACCTGCGAAGATTATTTGCCAATAAGGGTTCTACATTCATGGACCTGCAGAAGCAGATTGTAGAGAAATCTCCTCCAAAAAGGAAGCTTACCATAGATACTATTCTTTGA